One Thermococcus kodakarensis KOD1 genomic window carries:
- a CDS encoding alpha/beta hydrolase-fold protein has protein sequence MSMKVAGFLLIFLLMVASAGCVGQNSSTAQTGSQGPPTSSAEKGAGSDITQGDQTSQTSSTQSQTTSSSSSETSTTPRGTSTKTESREITVTFIVSVPGYTPEDDAVYIAGDFNGWNPGDENYRLTKLPDGRWAINLTFPYGKVIEFKFTRGSWETVEKGPNGEEIPNRQFVFKDSGTYEFTVYHWRDYVEEVGVGEHTITGNVTTFKMVIPQLNRTRRIWIYLPPDYGTTNRSYPVLYMFDGQNLFDSATSFAGEWGVDEALEKLYTERGFSIIVVGIDNGGDKRIDEYAPWVNEEYGRGGEGDAMVRFIVETLKPYIDSHYRTVPNETGIMGSSLGGLMAVYAGFAYPEVFRYVGAMSSAFWFNPEIYDFVRNAEKGPEKIYIDWGTMEGSDPGAFSRSNEEMVSILKEKGYVEGVNLKVVIDEGAQHNEYYWGKRFPDAVLWLFEG, from the coding sequence ATGAGCATGAAAGTTGCAGGCTTCCTTCTGATTTTTCTGCTCATGGTAGCTTCAGCCGGATGCGTAGGCCAGAACTCAAGTACAGCACAAACAGGCTCTCAGGGCCCACCAACCTCTTCCGCCGAAAAAGGGGCTGGATCTGACATAACTCAGGGTGACCAAACCAGTCAAACATCCTCAACACAATCTCAAACTACCAGTTCTTCCTCTTCCGAAACATCTACCACACCCAGGGGCACATCAACAAAAACAGAATCCAGGGAGATAACAGTTACCTTCATCGTCTCGGTTCCAGGTTACACCCCCGAAGACGATGCAGTTTACATAGCGGGCGACTTCAACGGCTGGAACCCAGGAGACGAAAACTACAGGCTCACGAAGCTCCCCGACGGCAGGTGGGCAATAAACCTGACGTTCCCCTACGGAAAGGTCATCGAGTTTAAGTTCACCCGTGGCTCGTGGGAGACCGTTGAAAAAGGCCCAAACGGGGAGGAAATCCCCAACAGGCAGTTTGTATTCAAAGATAGCGGGACTTACGAGTTCACCGTTTACCACTGGCGCGACTACGTCGAGGAGGTCGGAGTGGGCGAACACACGATAACGGGCAACGTAACGACCTTCAAGATGGTCATCCCCCAGCTCAACCGGACGAGGAGGATATGGATCTACCTGCCCCCGGACTACGGGACTACCAACAGGAGCTATCCAGTCCTCTACATGTTCGACGGGCAGAACCTCTTCGACAGCGCAACTTCCTTCGCGGGCGAGTGGGGTGTTGACGAGGCCCTTGAAAAGCTCTACACCGAGAGGGGATTCTCGATAATAGTGGTTGGAATCGACAACGGTGGGGACAAAAGGATAGACGAGTATGCCCCCTGGGTGAACGAGGAGTACGGAAGGGGCGGCGAGGGCGACGCCATGGTGCGCTTCATAGTCGAGACGCTAAAGCCCTACATAGACTCCCACTACCGCACAGTTCCCAACGAAACGGGAATAATGGGCTCTTCCCTCGGCGGGCTGATGGCAGTCTATGCAGGCTTTGCATATCCGGAGGTCTTCCGCTACGTTGGAGCCATGAGCTCGGCGTTCTGGTTCAATCCTGAGATATACGACTTCGTCAGGAACGCAGAGAAAGGGCCCGAGAAAATCTACATCGACTGGGGCACTATGGAGGGGAGCGATCCAGGAGCGTTCTCCAGGAGCAACGAGGAGATGGTGAGCATCCTGAAGGAGAAGGGCTATGTTGAAGGAGTGAACCTCAAGGTCGTGATAGACGAGGGCGCCCAGCACAACGAGTACTACTGGGGCAAGAGGTTCCCAGATGCCGTCCTGTGGCTCTTTGAGGGGTGA
- a CDS encoding rubrerythrin family protein, whose protein sequence is MVVKREMTRKFLEDAFAGESMAHMRYLIFAEQAEREGLHNIAKLFRAIAHAEFVHAKNHFIALGKLGKTPENLQMGIEGETFEVEEMYPVYKNSAEFQEEKDAVRTTHYALEAEKIHAELYKKAKEKAEKGEDIEIKRVYICPVCGYTAVDEAPEYCPVCGAPRDKFVVFE, encoded by the coding sequence ATGGTAGTGAAGAGGGAAATGACCCGGAAGTTTTTGGAGGATGCTTTCGCAGGCGAAAGCATGGCCCACATGAGGTACCTTATCTTCGCCGAGCAGGCCGAGAGGGAAGGACTTCACAACATAGCCAAGCTCTTCAGGGCTATAGCTCATGCCGAGTTCGTCCACGCTAAGAACCACTTCATAGCCCTCGGCAAGCTTGGGAAGACTCCCGAGAACCTGCAGATGGGAATAGAGGGCGAGACCTTCGAGGTAGAGGAGATGTATCCTGTTTACAAGAACTCCGCCGAGTTCCAGGAGGAGAAGGACGCGGTGAGGACGACCCACTACGCCCTTGAGGCTGAGAAGATACACGCAGAGCTCTACAAGAAGGCCAAGGAGAAGGCCGAGAAGGGAGAGGACATCGAGATAAAGAGGGTCTACATCTGCCCGGTCTGCGGCTACACGGCCGTTGATGAGGCCCCCGAGTACTGCCCCGTCTGCGGCGCCCCGAGGGACAAGTTCGTGGTGTTCGAGTGA
- the rd gene encoding rubredoxin gives MAKWKCIVCGYIYDEDEGDPDSGIAPGTKFEDLPDDWVCPLCGAPKDMFEKIE, from the coding sequence ATGGCGAAGTGGAAGTGCATAGTCTGTGGATACATCTACGATGAGGATGAGGGCGACCCCGACAGCGGGATAGCCCCGGGAACCAAGTTCGAAGACCTTCCGGATGACTGGGTCTGCCCGCTCTGTGGCGCTCCCAAGGATATGTTTGAGAAGATTGAGTGA
- a CDS encoding class II SORL domain-containing protein: MLSQTIKSGDWKGEKHVPVIEYEKEGDLVKVEVSVGKEIPHPNTPEHHIAWIQLWFHPEDGAFPILVGKVEFSNHTDPLTEPRAVFFFRTQKKGKLYALSYCNIHGLWENEVTLE; this comes from the coding sequence ATGCTTAGCCAGACCATAAAGAGTGGAGACTGGAAGGGTGAGAAGCACGTCCCCGTTATAGAGTACGAGAAGGAGGGCGACCTCGTCAAGGTCGAGGTCTCTGTTGGAAAGGAGATACCGCACCCGAACACCCCCGAGCACCACATAGCTTGGATACAGCTCTGGTTCCACCCGGAGGATGGAGCCTTCCCGATACTCGTCGGTAAGGTTGAGTTCAGCAACCACACCGACCCGCTCACCGAGCCGAGGGCGGTATTCTTCTTCAGGACACAGAAGAAGGGCAAGCTCTACGCGCTCAGCTACTGCAACATCCACGGCCTCTGGGAGAACGAGGTCACACTTGAGTGA
- a CDS encoding iron-sulfur cluster assembly protein, producing MKVYMPDREWPEHYRAVLEELAKITDPITGGDILDSGVVAGLEVTEDTLKVWLNFESHAEYNITGESAIAYSKIIGDIMERFALVKFENVYVYDLKNNPVGVFENRGRYRAEDLEGD from the coding sequence ATGAAAGTTTACATGCCCGACCGTGAGTGGCCCGAACACTACAGGGCCGTTCTGGAGGAGCTTGCAAAGATAACTGACCCAATAACCGGGGGAGACATCCTCGACTCGGGTGTCGTCGCCGGCTTGGAGGTCACGGAAGATACTCTCAAGGTCTGGCTCAACTTCGAGAGCCACGCCGAGTACAATATAACAGGCGAGAGCGCCATAGCGTATTCTAAGATAATCGGCGACATAATGGAGCGCTTTGCCCTAGTCAAGTTTGAGAACGTCTACGTCTATGACCTCAAGAACAACCCCGTTGGGGTCTTCGAGAACAGGGGAAGGTACAGGGCCGAAGACCTTGAGGGCGATTGA